DNA from Drosophila willistoni isolate 14030-0811.24 unplaced genomic scaffold, UCI_dwil_1.1 Seg831, whole genome shotgun sequence:
aaataatgattcacaaatattgcattggtaataaaaaaaaaaaaaaaaaaaaaattttataataatgcATAAATTGTTGCCTAATCGTGCTAGAGATTGTTAAGTGTGCTAAACCAGTGCATTTTGCGATTGAACCAACTGTATCGGACAGAGCgataaagacaacaaaacatgtacatatgtacatacatatacatacatacatatgtatgtataaatcgTCAATGTGTACTCCATGatattgatgttggtgttgcaTTTCAGTTTCActcgaatttaaaatatttaatcggGTGTATTCGTTCCCCCGAATTCAGCAATTCCCGTtaagcacatacacacatgtatatgggtacaagctgcgtaacaggcgacattgtcgtttgctacattttgcagacttgcgtgtctcgtcagagtgacggagatgccgcaacggtacaaagttgcttcgcgacaagcgtctctacttcatcatctttttggtctgaccgcgtcgcggtacaagctgcgtaacaggcgacattgtcgtttgctacattttgcaGCCTTGCATGTCTCGTCAGAGTGACGGACATGCCGCAACGGTACAAAGTAGCTTCGCGACAAGCGTCTCTATTTTATCATCTTTTTCGTCTGACCGCGTCGCGAGTCGCACATTTTGGTGGCTTTACGTGTTCCGTTAGAACAGAACGACAGCGATGTCGCGACAGTCAGAATTGTTTGACGAGTGGCGTCGCAAATTTTGGAGTGCGTTTTGTAGTTTCGTAACCTTTGGGCAGcgagtcatttaattttcaaccgCCTTGGAAGCAACATcgatcttcaaaaaaaaaaaaaaaaaaaaaaataataataatatatatgtataaaagaaaagtagacAGAAGTCAAAGTgtgtgcaaattaaacaattaaacaattaaattcgAATGCTTCAAGTTTGAGCGAGCAAAGGCCCAACAATATTAGCCGAAAGTGAAAGGGGtaaggtacatatatatatatatatagataaaaaaaaaaaaaaagaaaccaacaacaaaattaattcaaataaaatatttaaaactataaacaaaaaacactactataaaaatagtataactttccccaactttgtgattcccaagggaccctccaaagtaaaagggggcaaaccagcctctggttttcatactcaaaaaaaaaaaaaaaaaaaaaaaaaaaagaaaccaacaacaaaattgattcaaataaaatatttaaaactataaacaaaaaacactactataaaaatagtataactttccccaactttgtgattcccaagggaccctccaaagtaaaagggggcaaaccaacctctggttttcatactcaaaaaaaaaaaaaaaaaaaaaaagaaaataaaatatttaaaactataaacaaaaaacactactataaaaatagtataactttccccaactttgtgattcccaagggaccctccaaagtaaaagggggcaaaccagccactggttttcatactcaaaaaaaaaaaggaggagaaCAAATAGCTAAACGATACATAAGCTGTTTAAACCAACACATAAGttgttgtacaaattttttttttttttctcgtgtTCTTATTGCGCTAGACGGTTATATGTGCCCAcaagtttgtgtgtatgtgtaaccGGAACCTGCTGTATTGGACAgagctaataaaaaaaaaaacaaaaaaaaacccacaaaacacaaaaaaattaaaaaaaaaaaaataaataaaaaaaaatatataataaaaaaaaaataaaaaaaaaaaacaaaaaatatacatatatatcaattttaaaacaacaataaagatgTTGAATACACATAAAAGCTTGTCTatccaaaaataataataatttttttttattaacaaggCTTAATCTGGTGAAATTCACGGCTGACGACTGTCCGCCCTTAGTTGGGACTACTGCATCGAGCAACAATCTCAGCTAGCTTCAGCACAACCGTGAAATAAaactacaaatatttaaacccatcatttcatcgcttgccacacggagGGAAAACAATTCTTAGCTTCAGCACAaccgcaaaataaaacaacaactatttaaaaccatcatttcatcgcttgccacacggagggacaacaattcgtgagtcaacagattcaaaaaaaaaaaaagaagttgggactactgcaacgagcaacaatctcagttagcttcagcacaaccgcaaaataaaacaacaactatttaaaaccatcatttcatcgcttgccacacggagggacaacaattcgtgagtcaacagattaaaaaaaaaaaaaaaaaaaaaaaaaaaaaaaagaaggaaggaCACCTTGCTTACACATAACactaattacaataaaacataagtaagAAAGATATATTAAGCTACGATTAAGTTAAAAAGTAAGAAACACGATCTAAGAGACTAGAtactaacaaaacaaattaaaaaaaaaataatttttcggATTACCAATGAGTTTTGAATTATCAATGCCTTTAGATCAGGAGATTCCTCCAGCCCAACCCACTGGCCCACAAACACAGGAGCCATTAGGTGGGTTTAAGATATCCgatttattacaattgattCAGTCTATGCCTGTATATGAGGGAAATAAAGAGGGACTAAAAGAATTCATTACCAATGTTGAGGAGTTTTTAATGCTTATTAAAGGAGCAGATCAGACACCTGCAGGGGTCATGATTTTGAGAGCAATCAGGAACAAAATTCAGGGTAAAGCTCATGAAGTCTTGTATCAATCAAATGTGCGACTTAATTGGAATGAAATTAAAGATACCTTAATTAAACACTTTGTCGATAAAAGAACCGAGTATAATCTAATAGCAGAACTTGGAATATTAACACTGCAAAGCCATCCGGTAGAGATATTATAcgaaaaaatcacaaatattcaaagagcTCTACTAAACATCATTGACCAAAAGGATACCAATCCAACTATCatacaaacaaagaaagaatTGTTTCTTAACCAATGTCTAACCACTTTTCTGAAGGGACTTCGTGGACCTTTAGGTTCAATAGTTCGAGGCAGAAACCCCACGGATATCGTTACAGCATATGAAATAGCAATTGCGGAAAAGGAAGTTTATACTAGTCAAAGAGAAGCTAGGCGAATAAATCAGAGCTTTGAAAGAACAACGTATAATGGTCGAAATTCGGAATCGTTTGGGCcccgaaaccaacaaaaaagggagagaaatTGGTCTCAAgagggaaaaacaaataattacagtaacaacaatcaaagaccatttaaacaaaaaaagtacgacaatgagcaacaaagtgaccgacagagacagaaaaatTGGGGAAACTATAGTACCCAAACTAGAAATTCCAACTTCTCTAACCAGTCTGCAAaatccaacacaaacaacagtaatcaaataaaaaaaagagatgagtTGCACAACATTAATGATGACCAAAATTTTCAGTATGTAGCCTCAACATCCAAGCAGGCTACATAACCAAGCACACACATGGCTCGATTTTACCATatgttcaaattcaattcccatttggtaaaaaattaaacctttTGATCGACACAGGGTCTACTACTTCTTTTCTTGACCCTCAATTTGTTCCAAGTGAAcaacatattaaactaaccgagccaagaattataaaaacaattataaatacacatgcaCTATATTCAGCATGTTTACTAGACATGTTTAATCAATTTAACCAAAATGgtacactaaaatttttattatttaaattccattcatttttcgATGGCCTTATAGGAGTCGATTtactaaaaacattgaaagcAAAAGTAGACTTAGAAAATTTCGTGTTGATCACACAAAATGCTAAACTCCCAATactcacaaaagaaaatttagcaGGAGAAAAGCTAGAGATTGAGCATTCAACCAGAAAACTAATCAAGATCCCTGTTAACCTTAAAGAAGGCACTTTTCTTTGTCAAgaaatacaactagataatgacctttttatttcaaacggATTATATTCAGCAGAAAATAACTTCAGTTGGgtcgaaataacaaattactcCGATTCACATAAAAGTATATGTTTTGACCAACCCCTTCAAgtaaattcatattccaaAGGTCAGCATATAGAAGTAAACATCGCTTTCCAAAATGATAATGAAACAGATTTAAGctcatttgattttaacaaaGTGATTAGAACTGCCCATATCAACTCAGAAGAAatccaattattaaaagacatttgtGTAGAATTTTCTGACATCTTTTATGACGACAGTAAGCAACTATCATTTACAAACGAAGTCAAACATAAGATTTTGACTAAAGATGATATCCCGATTTATACAAGACCCTATAGGTATGGGTTCCATGAAAGAATTGAGGTAAaggaacaattaaaaaaattactcgataataaaataataagacaTAGTCACTCTCCTTGGAGTGCACCGGTTTGGCTTGTGCCAAAAAAAGCCGATGCCTCAGGAAAAAGAAAGTGGCGTCTAGTTGTAGATTttagaaagctaaatgagaaaaccATAAAAGACAAGTACCCTATGCCAATAATAAACGATGTCTTGGATAGAATTgggaaatcgaaatatttttcaatactgGATTTAGCCAGTGGTTACCACCAGATAGAGATGCACAAGGACGACATCCAGAAAACAGCATTTTCGGCGGAGGGAGGACATTACGAGTTTATCAGAATGCCCTTTGGCCTGACTAATGCACCTGCAACTTTTCAAAGGGTAATAGATTCCTTATTTGGTGACTTATTTGGAACCTGTTGCCTTGCATatatggatgacatcattgttttCTCGCCATCCTTACAGGAACATatccaacatttaaaaaaagtcttcaagaaaattagaaatgcaaatttaaaattacaaccGGATAAGTCTGAATTCCTGAAAAAGGAAATCGAATATCTGGGTCACATTGTTACCCCCGAAGGGGTAAAGCCAAACCCGACAAAGATTGAGACAATAAAGAAATTCCCTTTGCCTACTAcacagaaacaaattaaatcattcttaggtgtcatgggttattatagaaagtttattaaagattttgctaaaataacaaaaccacTAACTAAACAACTGAAGGGAAAATCAAAGGTTACTGTTGACGAGGACTTTATCAAAACTTTCGAATATTGTAAAACCTTGTTATGTAATGACCCGATCCTAATATACCCTGATTTCGATAAACCGTTTATACTTCTACAGATGCAAGTAATGTCGCTTTAGGGGCTGTTTTATCTCAAGGAAACTTGGGATCGGACAAGCCAGTTTCATTCGCTAGCAGAACACTAACGGACACCGAGGCGAACTACTCTACCGTCGAAAAAGAGATGCTTGCCATAATTTGGGCAATTAAGTATTTTAGACCGTATCtttttggtcaaaaatttaaaattgtcacTGACCATAAGCCCCTGACATGGCTTATGAGTTTCAAGGAACCAAATTCCAAATTGGTGAGATGGAAGCTCAGACTGTTAGAGTACGATTACGaagttatatacaaaaaggGGTCTTAAAACGTGATTGCTGACGCCTTGAGCAGAACAACACTTGATATCAACTTAAATGACCAAGAATCAGTCGAGGCGACATGTGAGGAAACCGTACATTCAGGCCTGGAGAACATTTCACAACTTATAGCAATTtcggaaaaatgtttaaacgattttaatatccaaattATCCTTAACAAAGATCCAGTTTCTAACATCAAAATCGAAAGCccgtttaaaaacaaacttcgCCGCATTATATCAGAacccatttttaataaaaaagtcgTGATTAGAATTTTGAgaactattttaaaaccaaataaaacttgtgcaatttttaccactgacacaatattcaaaatagtaCAAGAGgttttttcacagtttttttcaaacagtACACTCTATAAACTTGTTAGATGCACAGAGTTTTTGGAAGAACGTACCACACAGGatgaacaagaaaaagaaattagagactatcaatattataataatcacaGGGGAATTGATGAAACTCTAGCCCATTTAAAAAgaacaatatattttccacatatgaagcaaaaaattacaaaaacaataaacaattgtgACTTATGCCAAACCCTGAAATACGATAGACATCCGCAAAAAGTTCCCTATCAGGAAACAGAGGTTCCAAAACTCCCATTAGACATAATTCATATCGATTTGTACACCATTAaccatcaaaatgttttaacaataatagacaagttttcaaaatttgctgcTGGGTACACTATACCAGCAAGAGATAGCCTAAATATAGTAAAATCAATCAGACATTTTATGTGCACTCATGGCATACCTAAAAAGATTGTTTGTGACCAGGGTGCAGAGTTCGCAGGAAatcttttcattgatttttgcaCTCAATACAATATCACCAGACATGTCACATCTTTTCAACAGTCTTCAAGTAACGCCCCTGTTGAACGATTTCATTCGTCTTTAACAGAAATTTACAGACTAataatggaaaagaggaaaactgaaaaaactcCCACAACACATGACGATATCCTCGCTGAAGCATTGATCACTTACAACAATGCTATACACTCTGCAACTAATTTCACACCCTTTGAATTATTCTCGGGTCGAACCCACCTGTttcaaaaagcattaaaatttactaacGAACACGATTATTTACAAGACTTAGAcctttatcaaaaaaaaatataccccAAGATTGCTCAACAAATAtctgatcaaaataaaaaacgaacttTAAAACTAAACGAAGAAAGGAAGGATCCACCAGAAGTGGAAACTGACGAGACAGTattcagaaaagaaaatagaagaaataagttGACTCCTCGCTTTTCAAAACATATTGTCACTAAAGATAAGGGGGTCACATTTattacaaagaaaaagcaaaaaattcacaagtcaaaaataaaacgattgACAAGAAAGCCTTAGCAAAAAAccaggtatacatatatataatataaaatacaaaaacacaagcaaacaaaaaattattaaatacgatttttcatatatacctaattattgtaaacaacaacatacttattacacaaaaagaataaaaaaaaaaagaaaggaatttAGGGAAATTAAAGGGAGCatgaacaaatgaataaacaatGTCAATCATCAATGAaacgttaataataaaataattataaaattttcaaacattacCGATCAACCGATAATAACAAACAGAATATTataagtaatttaaaaaaaaaaaaaaaaaaaaaaaaaaaaaaaaaactataaaaataagatctataaGGAATTAAGCACTGAACACAACGAAATCCATGTTcgtcaatatttaaatagaattggcCTTAGCATTGATGTTATGTAtaaccatttaaataatactttatttttttttttcaactaaagAAGACAAGATCACAGAAATTTTAGAAAAACGAAATGTCACAATCTCTTCGCAAGAACatttatgtagcgttgatttagcgatcgttactatatttatttatttattaatatttgaattgtttcatgacaatcgagttcaatatattgttagaatttaaacatactcatagaaataacactaaactaattatggaccttgacgtgcgactcagttgacagtctctttgcgaatgaTCCACGGCCTCtgtttatgcccaaccgggcaacacaagggttaaaggaggcggaagctttcacctcgcgccgctctcccgatggtgcccatcgctctccccacgaaagaactccccacacttcgctccaagcggggcttggtgccctgctcttaattaagctagttttagtgtcaaacttacaagtgaataaaaaagaacattGAAGTGAGATTGCTGCAGTGCCCAATTTCTTGAAGGAAGACattttaaggaaaaaattcatttagctgcctacttaggaaattcaacccccctacgaatacatttggtccttcgagccggatactaAGATCCTCTCGAACCACTAGCATCGGTGGAATTTCATCCATATTTCaagctaagtaatttttttgcaaattataggtatatgagtacatgtacatgcctccagcatccgtacccatactcacatacatataattgttgCCATTGATTCTCCTAATCCAAGTAAAAATTACTTTCGCGCAAATTTTTCCTCctcaaaggagagaaaattttggtccccaaattttcatacatatatatgtgtccagtacataaggcgccatattggttcgcccacttcaagttttttcctcgcactttggcatatataggccaagtatataaggcgccatattttatttgcctatttccaatatatattttttcgcaatttcaaaaaaatattaacacatatgtatgtatgcagtgAATCAAACCTACGAAAAAAGTGATCTCCTACAtataagatatatatgtatatgcaagcagagtgtgtgaatgtgacaaaaattacaaacatatccagtgctacattaaatccaaaaataaaggttttgtgcaaatacagtCCACTCCTGGGAAAAGTGTGCGCGCAGTGAAAGGTGGTTTTcaacgaagagaagaaaattttcaatacaaataataaagatttttaaaaaaaaaaaacgaaagtgaaccaccctctcacatataaaagccacacttaGACATTTCTGGTGACCAGACACCCTATAAAGTTGGGGGCATATCGGTTAGACACAGCAAAagaaatcatattaaaaaaaaaaaaaaaaaaaaaaacattaatttatataaagaaatccgatccattcacacctctgcatatcgccattccatattttcatatttaaaaaaaaagaaaaaagagaaaaagaaatttttaaatacatatatatatactccaacattttacatatccatacacatacatatatatacatatttttccatacataaaattttacactgccaaatttgtaaatttgggcaacttggtgattacgagctgaataccgtcacgtttggcattaactgtgctccgttcttagccatccgagtacttcagcaactcgcaagtgatgtacaatccaaatttcctttggctagcgatattatcaagtcctatatgtatgtcgatgatgtcCTGGCAGGGGCTCATAATGAAACAACGGCAATCGCAATGGTCAATGAACTTCAAGACGCTCTTGGTTCAGCTGGCTTTCCCTTGCGCAAGTGGACATCGAATGTGAAGAGCGTGCTCAGTTGTATTCCAAAGAGTCATTTACTGAATGCTGATTTCCTCGACATCGAAGAGGCCAGCACAGCGAAAACACTGGGAATCCGATGGAAAGCGACTacggatgagttttattttgtcatctcaccccaagatgtcaagtcagcttatactaagcgagaagtcctcgggcagatcgccaagctattcgatcccgctggctggctggctccctttgtgattcaagccaaggtgtttatgcaagagctCTGGTTACAAGAGCTAGGGTGGGATGATCAATTGCCCAGTGAACTCCATCACAGGTGGCAGGATTTTACAAAGAGCTACTCCTTCCTTGACCAGATCCGAATTCCACGATGGGTTCTTCATGACCCAAATTCCGACAtccaattccattgtttttgcgATGCGTCACAGCGGGCTTATGGTGCCGCAATTTACGTGCGCGTTAGCAATGACCAAGGCATATCATGCTGCCTTCTTGCAGCGAAATCTAGAGTCGCCCCGGTTAAAACGGTTTCATTGCCCCGCCTTGAATTATGCGGAGCTACACTTTTAGCGGAACTGGCAGCTGCAGTTCTTCCGCAACTTCCAGTTGATAATGCGGAggctttttattggtcagATTCCACCGTCGTACTGTCGTGGTTAAACAAGCCACCCTGCACATGGACAACGTTTGTCGCAAATCGGGTAGCAAAGATTGTGACGGCAACAAATGACGCCCCATGGAATCACGTTCGTTCAGAGGACAACCCAGCAGATCTCCCTAGCCGCGGCCTGAGTGCGCAGGAATTGGTACACAAGGATTTGTGGTGGCACGGCCCACCATGGCTACGGGAACCACAAGAGTCCTGGCAGCGAGCGACACCACTCCCACTAGACACTGCCTTGGAGAAGCGGGTAGTGAAGGTCCACGTCGCGATCGCTAAGCCAGCCAACGAGATATTATCTCGTTTTTCCAATCTGGCACGTGCCTTACGAGTGATAGCATATGTGATCCGTTTCGGCAGAAGGTGTCGTAAACTGCCAAACGATTACTCCGGGGAGGTGACCTCTAGCGAGATCAATCAAGTACTCCAGGCGTTGATCCGAGTCACTCAGCGTGATTACTTTCCGACGGAACATCGGTGTCTACAGCAGAAGAAATCTCTGCCCACGTCTAGCACCATTCTCAATTTGAATCCTTTCATTGACGCATCAGGTGTGATCCGAGCATGTGGGCGCGTGCAACAAGCAGCGGCCCTTAGTTACGATGAGCGTAACCCCATTCTGTTGCCAGTAGTAAGTCCGTTGTCCCGGCTGTTGGTGCTTTTCACGCATCAGATCTCTCTCCATGGGGGCAGCCAACTGGTAGTCCGTCTCATCCGACAGAGATACTGGATTCCAAGACTGCGGAATCTAGTAAAATCGGTGGTCAATTCATGCAAAGTCTGTGTGATTTATAAAAGAAGGCTGCAATCACAGCTAATGGGCACCCTTCCGGCCCAGCGAACTACTTTCGCACGTCCTTTCACGACCACCGGTATAGATTTTGCAGGTCCTTTCGACATCAAGAGTTTCACCGGCCGCGCTTGCCGCATATCAaagggatatgtgtgtgtctttgtttgcttttccaccAAAGCCATTCACCTTGAGGCAACTTCGGATTTGAGTACCGAAGCATTTCTGGCAGCATTCGCTCGCTTTGTATCGAGGCGAGGGTGTCCCCAGCAAGTGCAGTCCGACAACGGGAAAAACTTCGTAGGTGCATCCAGAGTgcttgaaaaagatttcctaaATTCTACCCAGCAGAAAATATTATCCCACTACAGCCATCAGAATCTGTCCTGGCATTTCATCCCTCCCGGGGCACCACACATGGGAGGGttgtgggaggctggagttaagagttttaaaactctgttcTACAAGGCCACTTCCAACCAAAGGTATACTTTTGAAGAGTTCTCTACGCTGCTGGCTAAGGTAGAGGCGTGTTTGAACTCGCGGCCGATTTCTCCTATGTCTGAAGACCCCACCGACTCTTTAGCTTTGACCCCAGGCCATTTCCTAGTTGGCGGTCCATTGCTATCCGTGACGGAACCTGAAATCAAGGATCAGGTACCGTCTATCATTAACCGGTGGC
Protein-coding regions in this window:
- the LOC124462019 gene encoding uncharacterized protein LOC124462019, with translation MVNELQDALGSAGFPLRKWTSNVKSVLSSKSRVAPVKTVSLPRLELCGATLLAELAAAVLPQLPVDNAEAFYWSDSTVVLSWLNKPPCTWTTFVANRVAKIVTATNDAPWNHVRSEDNPADLPSRGLSAQELVHKDLWWHGPPWLREPQESWQRATPLPLDTALEKRVVKVHVAIAKPANEILSRFSNLARALRVIAYVIRFGRRCRKLPNDYSGEVTSSEINQVLQALIRVTQRDYFPTEHRCLQQKKSLPTSSTILNLNPFIDASGVIRACGRVQQAAALSYDERNPILLPVVSPLSRLLVLFTHQISLHGGSQLVVRLIRQRYWIPRLRNLVKSVVNSCKVCVIYKRRLQSQLMGTLPAQRTTFARPFTTTGIDFAGPFDIKSFTGRACRISKGYVCVFVCFSTKAIHLEATSDLSTEAFLAAFARFVSRRGCPQQVQSDNGKNFVGASRVLEKDFLNSTQQKILSHYSHQNLSWHFIPPGAPHMGGLWEAGVKSFKTLFYKATSNQRYTFEEFSTLLAKVEACLNSRPISPMSEDPTDSLALTPGHFLVGGPLLSVTEPEIKDQVPSIINRWQRLKAVSQHFCTRWKDEYLKELHKRNKWRFPSKNLEVGDLVVLKDDNLPFNEWRLGRIHQTHPGSDGNVRVVELLTARGIVKRPVAKLIFLPPEERIQTHYVKLQ